In the Ranitomeya imitator isolate aRanImi1 chromosome 2, aRanImi1.pri, whole genome shotgun sequence genome, accttttctatttacttgttctaagcatttcaaaaattttgtatgtcttttgctgttttgtattgttgttcttcttcccagtccaggagtactggatctaACCGGgaaggggggggagtgcagcgccccagagacctggtcgttgcagtatggcactctgccgctaaggggagtagtggtacgtctgatggcactaaggagttctcctgaccaggtatcaccagaacacattacacttcacactccggccactagggggagaaaaaggctttatttattgggccactcctcacactggtaaaactaggggctggggaggaagttagtcagaagctgactgggttggatccaggcaacatcccgtggcagggggtgttgcagggagaaggcacaggggggtccctgtcaggcgtgggaacctggcaggtgcctagcgaacagaacagaacgtaacggaaccgcgcctgcacaccctgcggcggtatcctaagaaagagacacgaagggaaggatattgtggaaccgtgtaaacgagatcaagcacaaaggagagccagtaagagtcgtgccgagagagagagaggcaacatcttactgaggcgcatagttggtggccagaacaccgtaggagtaactgacttcaggccttacttcaaactccgctggacagttaatcataggttggctgtctaccttactacacctacgaagacatagggggcaacattgggagaggggcgtctctagggtcccggaacacctccaagccttcccgtcacacgggtggcgtcctagccataatatacctgggggacgttagaaactagtaacatctggaactaaagaacgagagagagagagctgtagagaacgaacgaacgagaacagcagttgtgagggctATTCCgagtgctcagcagggtaggactacaacacacaggcgctagtggtaggcaacgatttccatctgcgaaggaaactctggatgtgcccatcggaccggccggtctctgagagccctgttaaacgtactctggattgaggatcctgaagccttcagtaaagaggtaaagagactgcaaccttgtgtcctcattattgactgtacctcacaccatcatcatccaccttactgggaagccctggggacttacttcacctgtgggaaggtataccatccagctgccattccatcaccacagtggaccccatagcagcgtcggtcaccctgaccgaacaccacaggtggcgtcacgaaccactgacagactgtttcaccactttcattggacgccccttagcagggtcgcggaccgggtctagccaccgtgacagcctcagaaccgaaccagagaggcccggtaccgaaacgcgtggccctgtgtctgggggcgctccactgagaggatgcaagcgccgaggaagctgggtaagtattttaatgccagcgggcgggcgcacagggggtgggagggggctggttaccggcaactttattttaaaaacaaaaatacataaaaaaaaagattattcattccttctttccagcgaaccctgctggagagaagaaatgaatggggcttaagcgccacacgcggggggacagcgcttacagtagtgctgtctcctgcacggcacacggactgcacacggacaacatccgtgtgcagtacgtgttttacacggacccattgactttaatgggtccgtgtaatacgtgcgctcccacgaacactgacatgtctctgtgttttccaaatggacacacggtccgtaaaaacacgctgacatgtgcaaagacacattgattttaatgtgtctacgtgagtcagtgtctccggtacgtgaggaaactctcacctcacgtaccagagccactgacgtgtgaaaccggcctcaaagGGATTGTTCACTACTGAACAACCATTGTCCCCAATGTACCACataaaataatattaataacaaAAAGCAGCAAATTTACCTCTCACAGTAGCACTGCACTTTTTGTGGGGGTTTATGCCATATTTAgaattttatttataatttttcagtatattatatggtAGAAATAAATGGTGATAACTCATCCCGTAAAAATAACAGGACCTCCAAGGGCGAGTGTATGAAAATCATCTGATTCTCTCCCATATTGTTATCCTTTTTGTACTTTATtttacatccgtgtgacatccctttttatacatcagcagtaaATAAAATGTACAAAAAGAAATACAGTTTAATATGTTAAGAATTGGAACATAGCCATAAAAATCAGATGCAAAACAGATGATCTGGATGGGATCCAATTTTTGTTTTTTGCGAACCTACAGACTTGAATGGGTGATTATCCTCAAGGATTACGGGAGCAATTGGTGCATCTTGCAATTATTTTCATGCTGACCTTTGGTCTGTATAAACAAAACCTGTCATCTGAGCAGCCCTTGGTCCATGTGCTGTCTGGGCGCTGGCCGATTTCAACACACGGCGAGACAAGTACAGATAATACGCTCGTCTGAACGAGACCATGCGGTTGTGttggctgaaaaataaaaaagttatggctctaaaaacaaaagtgcaaaaatgtaaaaatatccAGTGGTGAAAGGCGGAAATGTGCATTCTGATTTATAAAAACCATACTGCCTCCATTTTGCTGCTGCCTCAATTTCTTTATTTCCAAAATGGCCACCGCGGAGGAATGGGGAGCTGTGAAAAGTCTGGACCACGTCTCCTCTGCATCGTAGAGTCACCTTTATGCTTTGATATCGCTTTAATCATTACATAATGGAAATTGCTTACCCTGCTGagttttgttacaatgtatcagtctaggTAATCCTGGCCTCTATACCTTTCTTTTGCTGCCAGGATTCGGAATAGGTATTTGCCCCACCAACCCCTTTAACTGAACGTGGTGGACAAAGCTTGGAAATGTAGAATAGTCACCCAACCACCCATAAAATAAAAGGGTGCTGTTCTATCTATGTTTCCGGTACAAAAGGCAGCAATAGTAATGAGTTTCATGGCGGTTCTTGTACTTATTTTTGCTCCTCAGGTTGGCAGGTGGGGTTAGAGGAGATGCACAGGAGACTCGAAACCGTTAAAATCCCTGATGTCAGCGGCTCCGTCTCTGTTGCCGTTCTTGGTCGGATTTACTATTATGTCTCAGAGTAAGTTCTGGTGTGATGGACAGAGTACCACTCATCCTTATAGGAACACTGCAGTCAGGCTGTGTCTGGTACCGGGCGGAGCATGGCAAAGGAATAGAGAATCCCATGCTCCGCTTCCTCAGGTGTGCACCATTCTTCGTCGTAAAATTGGTCgtatctatttttttttctggtacagATCTCAAAATACCCATAGTTTTATATGATAAATTCCTGTATCCTTGCAGCTACCACTAGAGGCAGCTCACTCCATGTCTTATTATTGAGTTCTATGTACAATTGTACATAGTaatctccccctaatggtggctgcaggtagtcataactttatcatgtaactgttaaggtaccgtcacactagatgatatcgctagcgatccgtgacgttgcagcgtcctggctagcgatatcgtccagtgtgacaggcagcagcgatcaggcccctgctgtgacatcgctggtcggggaagaaagtccagaactttgtttcgtcgctggctctcccgctgacatcgctgaatcggtgtgtgtgacgccgattcagcgatgtcttcactggtaaccagggtaaacatcgggttactaagcgcagggccgtgcttagtaacccgatgtttaccctggttaccatcgttaaagtaaaaaaacaaacactacatacttacctaccactgtctgtccccggcgctgggcttctctgctctggctgtgagcgccgggcagccggaaagcagagcggtgacgtcaccgctctgctttccggccgctgtgctcacagccagagcagagaagcccagcgccgaggacagacagcggtaggtaagtatgtagtgttttgttttttttactttaacgatggtaaccagggtaaacatcgggttactaagcgcggccctgcgcttagtaacccgatgtttaccctggttaccggcatcattggtcgctggagagcggtctgtgtgacagctctccagcgaccaaacagcgacgctgcagcgatccggatcgttgtcggtatcgctgcagcgtcacttagtgtgacggtacctttagagcagaggtgggcaattaattttccccaaggggccacatgagatacGGTAACTGTAGTGGAGGGCTGAACCATCATGGCGACCTTAATTCtgcttattattattgttttatattagattctatcacttaatattgagcaggatGTTGATTAGCTACTACTGTTAATACATATTAGGATATAGCTTATTGCAGCTTGCATTGTAATAAAATCGATATAATTTACTGTTTTTTATAGAGCATATAAAAGGCAGTAAATCATACTGCTCTCGTTATCCCTTGGTCAACAGCTTGCTGTACAATATCATGCCTACACagttcccacacagtatgatatcccctcagacagtatgatgtccccacaaaggccccccccccacacacacaatatggTATTCCCACAATGCAGCACATACAATGATATCCCCACAATAAGTATGTCCCTACACAGCCCCCCACTAAGAATGATGTCCCCAAACTACCCCGTtagacagtattatgtccccatacAGCCCCCCACTCAGAATAATGTCCCCAAACAGCCTCCttatacagtattatgtccccatacAGCCCCCTTACACAGTGTTATGTCTCATACAgtccccttacacagtattatgtctccaTACAGTCCCCTTACATAGTATTATGTCCCCATACAGCCCCTGAACCACCATGAAgagtgatgtaaaaaaaaaaaaaaaaaaaaagctactccCCTAACCCCTTTGGCCTGCACTGTGTACTGAGGCGCTGCTGGTGCGATGTAGTGACGCCATCGGGCCTGCGGTTCTCTCAGATGCACAGACTCAATGATGGAACAAGGAGGTAAGAGCTTCCTGTTCCATCCCTATATTCACTAGTATCATAGAAAGTGATACACAGGAAGGAGGGCGGCCACGTATCTGTATATAGACTGCTGGATGTCCTCAGGCCACACTGAAACGCCTAAAGGGCCGCATGTGGCCCCGGACCGCACTTTGCCTAGGTCTGGGACAGATCCGTTACAGCTATGAATTCTGTTTTCCTGCTCCTATAATAAACAGTCATACAGGACTGTAGCTAGCCATAGGCCATGGTCCTTTAACTCTGTGACATGACCCCATGTGTTACAATGAAGGTGCTGTCTGCCAGGTGTGAACAGTACCTTACAATACAGCAGTTTCATGTATGAAGAGAAAACAGaattctggatgtgactggagaagaGCATGTAATGCGGCTGACCATACGTGACGTTTCACATTCTGTATGTCATTGCTTCCTCTGCAGATTAAAGATACAAGACGTGGATCTCTCCTCTTCAGATATCTCATTCTCTCCAGACACTGGAGTCAAAGTCTCCATTAATGATGGCCAACTCCACGTGACTGGATACTTGTACATCAAAACGGTCCTCTTGTAAGTGTTATGGGGAAGGGAGAACTGTCATGTACCGGTATGTAGGGGGTGGAGAATATAGAAGTCAGTGGCTtctcttttattaaaaaaaataataataataataataataataataataatattaattatgCCTGATTCTGGAAATTTTGGATGACAAGCTGGGCAAGCACAGTAGtgcgctgaggtcctgggttcaaatcccacccaggacaacatctgcaaggagtttgtaggttCTCCCCGCTTTGCTTGGTTGTCTTCTGGTTCTCCaagttcctcccacattccaaagacctactgatagggtcccaatggggacagtgaagataatgtctgaaaagagctgtggaattaatggtactatataagtgagtaaaataaataaataaaaaatacagtaCATGGCCGCCATTATAGCTTTCCCAAAGACAGAACTAAGAAACCAATGACAAAACAGCTGGATATTCTTCTCCGCAGCTCTGCATCCACCCACCTGGAGGTCAGCGTCAAAGGTCTGACTCTCAGTGGAGTTCTGGGGATCACATGTGATGATAATGGACATGGAGCCGTATGGAACGCTGGGTGCTCCTCCGGTGCCAGAGATGTCAACCTGTGGTTTCATGGAGGAGCTGGGTCAGTaaaagatctatctatctatcaatctatctgtctatccctatctcatgtctatctatctcatgcagggcggacacagacagcttggggcccctgtgcaggaaatgtgtcgggGCCTCCTTTTAAGGCAACAaggctatatatgtgtgtgtgtatatatatatatatatatatatatatatatatatatatatatatatatacacatatatatatatacacatatatatatatatatatatatacacatacacagtacagcccaaaagttcggacacaccttctcatttaaagatttttcggtattttcatgactatgaaaattgtaattaacacgtggaattatatacgtaacaaaaaagtttgaaacaactgaaaatatgtcttatattctagattcttcaaagtagccaccttttgctttgatgactgctttgcacactcttggcattttcttgatgagcttcaagaggtagtcactggaaatggttttcacttcacaggtgtgccctgtcaggtttaataagtgggatttcttgccttataaatggggttgggaccatcagttgtgttgagcagaagtctggtggatacacagctgatagtcctactgaatagactgatagaatttatattatggcaagaaaaaagcagctaagtaaagaaaaaggagtacacatcattactttaagaaatgaaggtcagtcagtccgaaaaattgggaaaactttgaaagtgtccccaagtgcagttgcaaaaaccatcaagcactacaaagaaactggctcacatgaggaccgtcacaggaaaggaataccaagagtcacctctgcttctaaggataagtttatctgagtcaccagcctcagaaatcgcaggttaacagcagctccgattagagaccaggtcaatgccacacagggttcaagcagcagacacatctctacaaaaactgtaaagaggagactttgtgcagcaggccttcatggtaaaatagctgctaggaaaccactgctaaggacaggcagcaagcagaaaagacttgtttgggctaaagaacacaaggaatggacattagaccagtgtaaatctgtgctttggtctgattagttcaaatttgagatctttagttccaaccaccgtgtctttgtgcgacgcaggaaaggtgaacggatggactctatatgcctggttcccaccgtgaaacatggaggaggaggtgtgatggtgtgggggtgctttactggtgacactgttggggattttttttaacattgaaggcatactgaaccagcatggctaccacagcatcttgcagtggcatgctattccatccggtttgcgcttagttggaccatcatttatttttcaacaggacaatgaccccaaacacacctccaggctgtgtaagggctatttgaccaagaaggagagtgatggggtgctacgccagatgacctggtctccacagtcaccagacctgaaaccaatcgagatggtttggggtgagctggaccgcagagtgaaggcaaaaggggcaacaagtgctaagcatctctgggaactccttcaagattgttgtaagactatttccgatgactacctcttgaagcacatcaagagaatgcaaagagtgtgcaaagcagtcatcaaagcaaaaggtggctactttgaagaacctagaatataagacatattttcagttgcttcacacttttctgttaagtatataattccacatgtgttaattcatagttttgatgccttcagtgtgaatttacaattttcatagtcatgaaaatacagagaaatctttaaatgagaaggtgtgtgtccaaacttttggtctgtactgtgtgtgtgtgtgtatatatatatacatatatatatatatatatatatatatatatatatatatatatatatatatacatatatatacatacatacacacacagggactgtgctatacataagtgagtacactttatactaagggactatgttaggctactttcacactagcttttttttaatccgtcgcaatccgtcgttttgggcaaaaaacggatcccgcaaatgtgcccgcaggatgtgttttttgcccatagacttgtattgccaatggATTGTgacatatggccatacgtcgtgtccgccattttctaccacgcatgcgcggccgacgcaagtgtgaaagaagccttagacagAATAATCGgcaataacgtcttcctccaccttcccctgttcctaaatacattataaatcccccttcctcccatcccaatcccccacactcctcattgtcctcctccctccGCATCCCGTTatatccctctcccccacccccatgattgccttCACCACCTCCactattgctttctccccaccaccccattattgcccattccaccacctccatcattgcctcctccccatcaccccatcattacccattccattatttcctcctcccccacgacccccattattgcccattcaccatctccatcatttattcctcccccaccacccctatcattgccctctccatccatCCAAttgttgccttctgccccatcacccccatcattgccctctgtcaacccaatcaatgCTCTCTGCCCCATcaatgccctctctgtcaacccaatcattgccttctacccaatcacccccatcattgctctctctttcacctacacacacagcaccattcacctctgcatacacacacacagcaccattcacctctctgcatacacacacacacagcaccattcacctctctgcatacatacacacacacacacagcaccatttacctctctgcatacatacacagacacatcTCACCTCACCTCTGCCATTTTGCCatattgccgcgaccaatcagcgacttgggatttccgtgacagacagaaagacggaagtgacccttagacaattatatagtagatataataaAGTGGGGGCTTCCAAGTGGAAACCTTCtaaagaatggtcaggtcactttaaGCCGCTTTGTGGCTCAAAGCCTGAAGAagataaaagatgtaaaaaaaaaagacaaagttaTCAGCAATTGTTTTGACATTGCAGCGTAATTGTTTATTCTGTTTGGCGTTGGTTTAGTGGGTTCCAGGCAGAGTCCGCCTGAAAAAGTCATTGTATGCACATATCCTAACTCCTTCTTGGGCTACGTTCCcacggtgagtttttgatgctgcatattttttaAAAAGTCCAAGTaacctaccgtattttccggcgtataagatgactttttgacccctaaaaattatcccaaaagtcaggggtcgtcttatacaccgggtacggtgtgtgcagggagcgatcctggatgtcggcgtgtggttcccagggtctggaggagaggagactctccttcaggccctgggatccatattcatgtaaaaaataaagaataaaaataaaaaacatggatatactcaccctcggacggcccctggctcacagcgctgctagtgtctccctccgttcctgagaatgcagagagtgaaggaccttcgatgacgtcgcggtcacctgaccgctcatgtgaccgcaacgtcatggaaggtccttcactctcttcattctcaggaacggaaggagacgctagcagcgctgtgagccaggggccgtccgagggtgagtatatccatgttttttattttttttatttattttttacatgaatatgaatcccagggcctgaaggagagtctcctctcctccaggccctgggaaccacacgccgtataagatgactgggtgtataagatgacccgcgtcttatacggcgggcatatcccaaattccatattttatatggaaaagttgggggtcgtcttatacgcccagtcatcttatacaccagaacatACGGtattttacttaataggtgcagaaaatctgcaacataaaaaagctcattgtgggaatgtagccttaagaTGTTCAAAGAGCCCATTAACGCGAGAACATAATCCTGTAAGCTATTGACGATACAATCTAAATAAGTGACCTGTACACGATGGGAGACAAGTATTTACTTAGGAGAAGGATCATGTAATAAATCATGCAAACATTTAACCTCTTAGATAATTTGGAGCGCACCAACAATATTGAACAAACAATTAGAGCAGCGATTATTTTTTTTGGTCTCCTTTTCGATTTCATACACAATGAACGAGCATTTTTGCACATATCGTTTGGTCACTCAACCAATTTACCCTACAGATTTATTGTGAATGATAAAGGATTGCCTGCTCATAAAACCGTTCTTTAACAGTGTCTGACTAGGGGTATTGTTCATCCTATATTTTCTTGAAAGAACAGATTTTTAGCAGTAACCAGAGTTTTTGTGCCTTTAATTTAATGGTCAAAGAATCTATAAAATCCATTCCGCGCTTGTAATTTCACCTCCTTAATTGAAATACATTTTGCCATTTAACTATAGAAGAAATTGATATCAGACAGGTTCACTTACTTTTTCTTCGTGAGCTGTGACTGTAACATAGATTGTATCTAAGTcacaattaaaaacaaacacaatcTGACCAATTTTTTTGTAGTGATCAATGCATGAATATGGGTAGTTCCAATGGGGTTCACTTAGTTTCTTGAAACTCTACCTATCCATAGGTGGCTACTTAACATGTTTAAAGACTCAATATTGGGCCCCATTCATGATGCTCTACACACACAGGTAAGAACATGGATGCTCATGCCAGGGTCAGGGTAGATGAGGAATTCTTCATGACTGCTTTGTTTGTTTCCTTTAGATCTGTCCAGAGTTTTCAAAAGCGGTTCAATATATGGAGGAAATTCTGAGCAAATTACCAGGTAATCAGTCTGCAACGACACCCACCTATACAGTCCACTGCCCCAGTTGATGTGCCCCATCAGGGAGGGATGTCCTCTTGTATCCTCCCATATTTTTATGTACTCATGCCCTCTATATGGGTAGAACGGCAGAACTAAATGGAAGACTGACACAGATCTTACAGTATATAATAAAGTAATACAATATAATACCACCTTGTTTATATCTGCAGTTTCCTTACCAGTGGACCAGGTTTCCATATTTGAGGTCTCATTGCTGGGTCCTCCACCCATCACAGAAAAGAGCTTTGATCTCCTGGTGAAAGTAAGTGATATGTTGGATGGGTCAGTGGCCAGTGAACATACGGCCCCATTATTACTTGTCTTTCCCACTAGGGCGAATTTGAGGGTCGGTATCGGCACTGGGATCTACCGTTTCCTCCGGTGAAGCTTGTTCTGCCAGATGTCGACTCCCGCATGCTGCTCCTGGCGTTGTCCGAGATCACAGCAAACTCTGCCGGATTTGTGCACTATAAGGCGGGGGTACTAGGGATTAACATCACTGATGACATGGTAAGCAGAGGTGCCTCATACTATGAAACAGATGTCCAATTTCCTGAAAGACCAAACCCCTAAGCAAATACAGACCCCAAGACCAGACCCCTAACCAAATCGGACTTTAGGCAGGCACCCTTAATAAATATAGGCTCCAGATGAGACCGTCTAGGCAAATATAAACCCCAAACCAAGCCCCCTGAATACTGAGCCCAGACCCAAGCTCTTAAGCAAATATAGACCGTAGACCAGATCACAAAATaaattcagaccccagaccagatcctAAAGCAAATAGAGACCCCAGTTGAGAACT is a window encoding:
- the LOC138664363 gene encoding bactericidal permeability-increasing protein-like, producing MELRLIFLTFGFIVSDTKADDPGIKGRLTLKGLQYGWQVGLEEMHRRLETVKIPDVSGSVSVAVLGRIYYYVSELKIQDVDLSSSDISFSPDTGVKVSINDGQLHVTGYLYIKTVLFSASTHLEVSVKGLTLSGVLGITCDDNGHGAVWNAGCSSGARDVNLWFHGGAGWLLNMFKDSILGPIHDALHTQICPEFSKAVQYMEEILSKLPVSLPVDQVSIFEVSLLGPPPITEKSFDLLVKGEFEGRYRHWDLPFPPVKLVLPDVDSRMLLLALSEITANSAGFVHYKAGVLGINITDDMIPKQSPLRLNVKSLTVFVPELPKCFPDSPPLVLQVSARSAPSVSCQPDSLTVQVSAEIQAFAVYPNQTRFPVFQMQADSETAVNVILSEETVGATISIMNFSLTLIHSDVGPVKMDSLQKTLNLGLKIMTPFLNERLKNMFPLPTPLVRLQDPIVRVLQGYLIIMTNLQLTPSSHRTMKSEYPPYREPLAVL